A section of the Ornithinimicrobium sufpigmenti genome encodes:
- a CDS encoding DUF2500 domain-containing protein gives MRMVETIPWEDGLPGPVGVAPFGAVDHAFSGITSMIGLIAFAVVVVVVLRLLRAGRQLVQNVNEVERTLPARVVGKRTHTQGGGDSSVTTTYYATFELDGGDRLELTVRHHQYGQLVEGDQGRLTHQGTWFRGFERTRMTPLQGPWEAPGGPTLLPPPPPH, from the coding sequence ATGCGCATGGTGGAGACGATCCCGTGGGAGGACGGCCTCCCGGGGCCGGTCGGGGTGGCTCCGTTCGGTGCGGTCGACCATGCGTTCAGCGGCATCACGTCGATGATCGGGCTGATCGCCTTCGCGGTCGTGGTGGTCGTCGTCCTGCGTCTGCTGCGGGCAGGGCGCCAGCTCGTGCAGAACGTGAACGAGGTCGAGCGGACGCTGCCCGCCCGCGTGGTCGGCAAGCGCACCCACACCCAGGGCGGTGGGGACAGCTCGGTGACGACCACCTACTACGCCACCTTCGAGCTCGACGGTGGCGACCGGCTGGAGCTCACGGTGCGCCACCACCAGTACGGCCAGCTGGTCGAGGGCGACCAGGGCCGGCTCACCCACCAGGGCACCTGGTTCCGCGGCTTCGAGCGCACCAGGATGACGCCGCTGCAGGGCCCGTGGGAGGCTCCTGGAGGTCCTACCCTCCTGCCACCGCCGCCGCCCCACTGA
- a CDS encoding peroxidase-related enzyme (This protein belongs to a clade of uncharacterized proteins related to peroxidases such as the alkylhydroperoxidase AhpD.), translating into MTTRPDPSISALPLPGPDDVPEGVRRLWEKSREAFGFVPNVFVAQAYNGEQFQAWWNYFNLLVNKEGHLTNADRELLAVVVSGLNRCTYCAVSHGAALRHYSGDPVTADLVAVNWRQADLSRREAALAAYAEKLTQTPAEVTPDDLEPLREVGLDEHQILEVVQVIGMFNMTNRVATALAMVPNAEYHSQARASSPPPGP; encoded by the coding sequence ATGACCACGCGCCCCGACCCGTCGATCTCGGCGCTCCCCCTGCCCGGCCCGGACGACGTGCCGGAGGGCGTGCGGCGGCTCTGGGAGAAGTCCCGGGAGGCCTTCGGCTTCGTGCCCAACGTCTTCGTCGCGCAGGCCTACAACGGCGAGCAGTTCCAGGCGTGGTGGAACTACTTCAACCTGCTGGTCAACAAGGAGGGGCACCTGACCAACGCCGACCGCGAGCTGCTCGCGGTCGTGGTCAGCGGGCTGAACCGGTGCACCTACTGCGCGGTGTCGCACGGCGCTGCTCTCCGGCACTACAGCGGTGACCCGGTCACCGCCGACCTGGTCGCCGTCAACTGGCGCCAGGCCGACCTGTCCCGCCGGGAGGCGGCGCTCGCCGCCTACGCGGAGAAGCTCACCCAGACTCCGGCCGAGGTGACCCCGGACGACCTGGAGCCGCTGCGTGAGGTGGGTCTGGACGAGCACCAGATCCTGGAGGTGGTGCAGGTCATCGGGATGTTCAACATGACGAACCGGGTCGCGACGGCCCTGGCCATGGTGCCCAACGCGGAGTACCACTCCCAGGCCCGCGCGTCGAGCCCGCCGCCCGGGCCCTGA
- a CDS encoding DNA-formamidopyrimidine glycosylase family protein translates to MPEGDAVWRTARRLHTELVGQVLQGSDLRVPELATRDLSGRRTIEVVPRGKHLLHRLEGGLTLHSHLRMDGSWKVQGSGARYAAGRRHTTRALLWTAHRVAVGDRLGMLDLVRTRDEDQVVGHLGPDLLDPGFEVAQAVANLMEQPLVPVAEALLDQRNLAGIGTIWASEPLFLHRINPWDPVGKVGAKALGELLVATRTLMVQACRVGRPATTGRTGAGEETWVFGRRGRRCHRCGATVEQGSVGRAPQARVFSYCQGCQGAPADA, encoded by the coding sequence GTGCCGGAAGGCGACGCGGTCTGGCGCACGGCCCGAAGGCTGCACACCGAGCTGGTGGGCCAGGTCCTGCAGGGGTCGGACCTGCGGGTGCCGGAGCTGGCGACCCGTGACCTGTCCGGACGGCGCACGATCGAGGTGGTCCCCCGAGGCAAGCACCTGCTGCACCGGCTCGAAGGTGGCCTGACGCTGCACAGCCACCTGCGGATGGACGGCTCGTGGAAGGTGCAGGGCTCAGGGGCTCGGTATGCCGCGGGCCGCCGGCACACCACGCGCGCCCTGCTCTGGACGGCGCACCGCGTGGCGGTCGGGGACCGGCTGGGCATGCTCGACCTGGTGCGGACCCGGGACGAGGACCAGGTCGTGGGTCACCTCGGCCCGGACCTGCTGGACCCGGGCTTCGAGGTGGCGCAGGCGGTGGCCAACCTGATGGAGCAGCCCCTCGTGCCGGTGGCGGAGGCGCTGCTGGACCAGCGCAACCTGGCCGGGATCGGCACGATCTGGGCCAGCGAGCCGCTCTTTCTGCACCGGATCAACCCCTGGGACCCGGTGGGGAAGGTGGGCGCCAAGGCGCTGGGCGAGCTGCTCGTCGCGACCCGCACGCTGATGGTGCAGGCCTGCCGGGTCGGTCGGCCGGCCACCACGGGACGCACCGGGGCCGGTGAGGAGACCTGGGTCTTCGGGCGCCGTGGCCGGCGCTGCCACCGCTGCGGCGCGACGGTCGAGCAGGGATCGGTGGGCAGGGCGCCGCAGGCGCGAGTCTTCAGCTACTGCCAAGGGTGCCAGGGCGCGCCGGCGGACGCCTGA
- a CDS encoding helix-turn-helix domain-containing protein gives MVLLRRELGDALRETRQTQGRTLREVSASASCSLGYLSEIERGEKEASSELLASICRALDVPLSDMLSDVADRVSLAEAAEQQMTSVLTEGLAKPLRHRKVVDPQGRTVISAA, from the coding sequence ATGGTGCTGCTTCGCCGAGAGCTGGGGGACGCCCTGCGTGAGACCCGCCAGACGCAGGGCCGCACGCTGCGCGAGGTCAGCGCGTCGGCCTCCTGCTCGCTGGGCTATCTGTCCGAGATCGAGCGCGGGGAGAAGGAGGCCTCCTCCGAGCTGCTCGCCTCGATCTGCCGGGCGCTGGACGTGCCCCTGTCCGACATGCTCTCCGACGTCGCCGACCGGGTGAGCCTGGCCGAGGCCGCGGAGCAGCAGATGACCTCGGTGCTGACGGAGGGGCTGGCCAAGCCGCTGCGGCACCGCAAGGTGGTCGACCCGCAGGGCCGGACCGTCATCTCCGCAGCCTGA
- a CDS encoding CinA family protein, with protein sequence MPAAPLAARVLAALQAHGQTVATAESLTGGLVAAALTDVPGASASVRGGVVAYVEEVKAEVLGVPLAVLEDEGAVSRSCAVAMAQGVRGTLGADWGLSTTGVAGPGPSNGQAAGTVHVAVAGEQRSAHRALTLSGDRTRVRTDTVTAVLELLLEVLGPHLSDGRGTVEDHSRQPRAGT encoded by the coding sequence ATGCCGGCGGCGCCGCTGGCAGCCCGGGTGCTGGCCGCGCTGCAGGCCCACGGACAGACTGTCGCCACCGCCGAGTCGCTCACGGGGGGTCTGGTCGCCGCCGCCCTCACCGACGTCCCGGGTGCCAGCGCGAGCGTGCGGGGCGGCGTGGTGGCCTACGTCGAGGAGGTGAAGGCCGAGGTGCTCGGGGTGCCCCTCGCGGTGCTCGAGGACGAGGGTGCGGTGTCGCGCTCGTGCGCCGTCGCGATGGCGCAGGGGGTCCGCGGGACGCTGGGCGCGGACTGGGGCCTGTCCACCACCGGGGTCGCCGGCCCCGGCCCCTCGAACGGTCAGGCCGCGGGCACCGTCCACGTCGCCGTGGCCGGGGAACAGCGGAGCGCCCATCGGGCGTTGACCTTGAGTGGTGACCGGACCCGGGTCCGGACAGACACTGTGACCGCCGTCCTCGAGCTCCTGCTGGAGGTCCTCGGCCCGCACCTGTCGGACGGGCGGGGTACGGTAGAAGACCATTCCCGGCAGCCGAGGGCCGGGACGTGA
- the pgsA gene encoding CDP-diacylglycerol--glycerol-3-phosphate 3-phosphatidyltransferase → MIHDPDGPDLASAPEAPLASPWNVPNALTVLRILLVPVFGWLLMSQGGDDTSLRWWALAVFLVAIGTDWVDGYLARRQGLITAFGKLMDPIADKALIGTALVGLSVIDRLPWWVTVVILVRELGITLLRFIVIRRGVIPASKGGKLKTVLQAVGISILILPVAGWFAQLGLLVMYAALVVTVVTGVDYVRQALSPRRRAA, encoded by the coding sequence ATGATCCACGATCCCGACGGGCCCGACCTCGCGAGCGCGCCGGAGGCACCCCTGGCCTCGCCCTGGAACGTCCCGAACGCGCTGACCGTGCTGCGCATCCTCCTGGTGCCGGTGTTCGGCTGGCTGCTGATGTCGCAGGGCGGCGACGACACCTCCCTGCGGTGGTGGGCGCTCGCGGTCTTCCTGGTCGCCATCGGCACCGACTGGGTGGACGGCTACCTGGCCCGCAGGCAGGGGCTGATCACCGCCTTCGGCAAGCTCATGGACCCGATCGCGGACAAGGCGCTCATCGGCACGGCCCTGGTCGGGCTGTCGGTCATCGACCGGTTGCCGTGGTGGGTGACCGTGGTCATCCTCGTGCGCGAGCTGGGGATCACCCTCCTGCGCTTCATCGTCATCCGGCGCGGGGTCATCCCGGCGAGCAAGGGCGGCAAGCTCAAGACGGTGCTGCAGGCAGTCGGCATCTCGATCCTCATCCTGCCCGTGGCCGGCTGGTTCGCCCAGCTCGGCCTGCTGGTGATGTATGCCGCGCTCGTGGTCACCGTGGTCACGGGTGTCGACTATGTGCGCCAGGCGCTGTCCCCGCGTCGGCGCGCGGCCTGA
- the rimO gene encoding 30S ribosomal protein S12 methylthiotransferase RimO → MSHPRSVAVVTLGCTRNEVDSEELAGRLAAEGWTLVSDAAEADVAVVNTCGFVEQAKKDSIDALLEAGDLKRTARTQKVVAVGCMAERYGTQLAEELPEADAVLGFDSYADMSSHLQRILEGERPASHVPRDRRRLLPVSPVARHTASTAVALPGHQQPSPAGQPVTPREVVTREEPSTPLAQVAPASGPRVVRARLDGRPWAPLKLASGCDRRCAFCAIPMFRGAFVSRPPQDVVAEAQWLAERGVKEVFLVSENTTSYGKDLGDLRLVDGLIGELASLEGIARVRVSYLQPAEIRPDLLDAMARTPGVAPYFDISFQHASGPLLRRMRRFGDRESFLALLEQVRARVPEAGIRTNVIVGFPGETEEDLAELTAFLEEARLDVVGVFGYSDEDGTEAEGYDGKLDEATILERVARVGALVEELTAQRAEDRIGTVVEVLVEDVDEDDGRLVGRAGQQGPDVDGVTYLEDEEGGMPSLAVGSLVTARVVATEGVDLVAVPVAREPEA, encoded by the coding sequence ATGTCCCACCCCCGTTCCGTCGCCGTCGTCACCCTGGGCTGTACGCGGAACGAGGTGGACTCCGAGGAGCTGGCCGGCCGACTGGCCGCCGAGGGCTGGACCCTGGTGTCGGACGCCGCCGAGGCCGACGTGGCGGTCGTCAACACGTGCGGCTTCGTCGAGCAGGCCAAGAAGGACTCGATCGACGCCCTGCTGGAGGCCGGCGATCTCAAGCGCACCGCCCGCACCCAGAAGGTGGTCGCCGTCGGCTGCATGGCCGAGCGGTACGGCACGCAGCTCGCCGAGGAGCTGCCGGAGGCCGACGCCGTGCTCGGGTTCGACTCCTACGCGGACATGTCCAGCCACCTGCAGCGCATCCTCGAGGGGGAGCGCCCCGCCTCGCACGTGCCCCGCGACCGGCGACGCCTGCTGCCCGTCTCGCCCGTGGCACGGCATACCGCCAGCACGGCGGTGGCCCTCCCCGGCCACCAGCAGCCCAGCCCCGCCGGCCAGCCCGTCACGCCTCGCGAGGTGGTGACGCGCGAAGAGCCCTCGACCCCCCTGGCGCAGGTGGCGCCGGCGAGCGGGCCACGCGTGGTGCGGGCGCGCCTGGACGGCCGGCCGTGGGCCCCGCTGAAGCTCGCCTCGGGCTGCGACCGGCGCTGCGCGTTCTGCGCCATCCCGATGTTCCGGGGCGCCTTCGTCTCCCGGCCGCCGCAGGACGTGGTGGCCGAGGCGCAGTGGCTCGCGGAGCGGGGCGTCAAGGAGGTCTTCCTCGTCAGCGAGAACACCACCTCCTACGGCAAGGACCTCGGCGACCTGCGGCTCGTCGACGGCCTGATCGGTGAGCTCGCGTCCCTGGAGGGGATCGCCCGGGTGCGGGTGTCCTACCTGCAGCCCGCGGAGATCCGGCCGGACCTGCTCGACGCGATGGCCCGCACCCCCGGGGTCGCGCCCTACTTCGACATCTCCTTCCAGCACGCCTCCGGGCCGCTGCTGCGCCGGATGCGCCGGTTCGGTGACCGGGAGTCCTTCCTGGCCCTGCTGGAGCAGGTGCGCGCGCGGGTGCCAGAGGCCGGGATCCGGACCAACGTCATCGTCGGCTTCCCCGGGGAGACCGAGGAGGACCTCGCCGAGCTCACCGCCTTCCTCGAGGAGGCCAGGCTCGACGTCGTCGGCGTCTTCGGCTACTCCGACGAGGACGGCACCGAGGCGGAGGGCTACGACGGCAAGCTGGACGAGGCCACGATCCTGGAGCGCGTCGCGCGGGTCGGCGCCCTCGTGGAGGAGCTCACCGCGCAGCGGGCCGAGGACCGGATCGGCACCGTCGTCGAGGTGCTCGTCGAGGACGTCGACGAGGACGACGGTCGGCTCGTCGGCCGCGCCGGCCAGCAGGGGCCCGACGTGGACGGCGTCACCTACCTGGAGGACGAGGAGGGGGGTATGCCGTCCCTCGCCGTCGGCTCCCTCGTCACCGCCAGGGTGGTCGCCACAGAGGGGGTCGACCTCGTGGCTGTCCCGGTCGCGCGGGAGCCGGAGGCATGA
- a CDS encoding FtsK/SpoIIIE family DNA translocase, with translation MTDSARDLEPEHRRDGAGFLLLALAIVVALREWWQLDGMFGDAVHTVTAGTFGRVALVLPVVLLFFALRLFRRPSDQQATNRMSIGTIALLLSATGITHLAVGAPDYSEGLTVMQSSGGVLGFILSSMISAAITPIGAYAVLSLLGVFGFLVLTRTPVHRIPDRLRELEQQLFDSARFDEIDPVTGEVLPRARRSRRRAGELDAERDGDVAFEQAAVVERGEGGRSPRTQARTQSRAQARTQVRPEDGPEQGSDAPRAGRRSGPTSGPAPEGQGPDQRASAGRGATPASREAPGETTEEIAGLRPGQKRPQPPTAVEKAKAKAPLEPPPTTQLPQRVEQLQLAGDVTYTLPDSAVLRPGSPHKERSEANDKVVDALTGVLEDFNVDAQVTDFTRGPTVTRYEVELGPGVKVERITALSKNIAYAVASADVRILSPIPGKSAVGVEIPNTDRENVNLGDVLRSQAARNNTHPMVMGVGKDVEGGYVIANLAKMPHLLVAGATGSGKSSFVNSMITSILMRSTPDEVRMILVDPKRVELTAYEGIPHLITPIITNPKKAAEALSWVVKEMDTRYDDLAAYGYKHIDDFNKAIRSGKITPPPGSQRVLQPYPYLLVVIDELADLMMVAPRDVEESVVRITQLARAAGIHLVLATQRPSVDVVTGLIKANVPSRMAFATSSLSDSRVVLDMPGAEKLIGQGDALFLPMGASKPLRVQGAWVSESEVHDVVAHVTGQLKPTYVEEVLATPAKKQIDEDIGDDLDLLMQAVEQVITTQFGSTSMLQRKLRVGFAKAGRLMDLMESRGIVGPSEGSKARDVLVKPDELEETLALLQGHEPAPRPEPETDTAPFDADPTEVAREEGDADAFGEYDDGDQTGPHARSRPRDARYDNDPVSGSSVEDEGEEESEDAWDLTDRGGRERY, from the coding sequence ATGACCGACTCCGCCCGTGACCTGGAGCCCGAGCACCGGCGCGACGGTGCCGGCTTCCTCCTGCTCGCGCTGGCGATCGTGGTGGCCCTGCGGGAGTGGTGGCAGCTGGACGGGATGTTCGGCGATGCGGTCCACACCGTCACGGCCGGGACCTTCGGCCGGGTCGCGCTCGTGCTGCCCGTGGTGCTGCTCTTCTTCGCCCTGCGTCTCTTCCGGCGGCCCAGCGACCAGCAGGCCACGAACCGGATGTCGATCGGCACCATCGCCCTCCTGCTGTCCGCCACCGGCATCACCCACCTGGCCGTCGGGGCGCCCGACTACAGCGAGGGCCTGACGGTGATGCAGTCCTCCGGCGGCGTCCTGGGCTTCATCCTGTCCTCGATGATCTCGGCCGCGATCACCCCCATCGGGGCGTATGCGGTGCTCTCCCTGCTCGGCGTCTTCGGCTTCCTGGTGCTCACCCGTACCCCGGTCCACCGCATCCCCGACCGCCTGCGCGAGCTCGAGCAGCAGCTCTTCGACTCCGCCCGCTTCGACGAGATCGACCCCGTGACCGGGGAGGTGCTCCCGCGTGCCCGCCGCTCACGGCGCCGGGCCGGCGAGCTCGACGCGGAACGGGACGGCGACGTCGCCTTCGAGCAGGCGGCCGTGGTCGAGCGGGGTGAGGGCGGGCGCTCACCGCGTACCCAGGCGCGAACCCAGTCGCGAGCCCAGGCGCGGACCCAGGTGCGTCCCGAGGACGGCCCCGAGCAGGGGAGCGACGCCCCCAGGGCCGGCCGCCGCAGCGGCCCCACCTCCGGACCCGCACCCGAGGGCCAGGGCCCGGACCAGCGGGCGAGCGCCGGCAGGGGAGCGACCCCCGCCAGCCGGGAGGCGCCGGGGGAGACGACCGAGGAGATCGCCGGGCTGCGCCCCGGTCAGAAGCGCCCGCAGCCGCCCACCGCGGTGGAGAAGGCCAAGGCCAAGGCACCCCTGGAGCCGCCGCCGACCACCCAGCTGCCCCAGCGGGTGGAGCAGCTGCAGCTCGCCGGGGACGTCACCTACACCCTGCCCGACTCCGCGGTCCTCAGGCCCGGCAGCCCGCACAAGGAGCGCTCGGAGGCCAACGACAAGGTGGTCGACGCGCTCACCGGCGTGCTGGAGGACTTCAACGTCGACGCCCAGGTCACCGACTTCACCCGGGGCCCCACCGTCACCCGCTACGAGGTCGAGCTCGGCCCCGGCGTGAAGGTCGAGCGGATCACCGCGCTGTCCAAGAACATCGCGTATGCCGTGGCGTCCGCCGACGTGCGGATCCTCTCGCCGATCCCGGGCAAGTCCGCCGTCGGCGTCGAGATCCCCAACACCGACCGGGAGAACGTCAACCTCGGTGACGTGCTGCGCAGCCAGGCGGCCCGCAACAACACCCACCCGATGGTGATGGGCGTGGGCAAGGACGTCGAGGGCGGCTACGTCATCGCCAACCTGGCCAAGATGCCCCACCTGCTCGTCGCCGGTGCGACCGGCTCGGGCAAGTCGAGCTTCGTCAACTCGATGATCACCTCGATCCTCATGCGCTCCACCCCGGACGAGGTGCGGATGATCCTGGTCGACCCCAAGCGGGTCGAGCTGACCGCCTACGAGGGCATCCCGCACCTGATCACCCCGATCATCACCAACCCCAAGAAGGCGGCGGAGGCGCTGAGCTGGGTGGTCAAGGAGATGGACACCCGCTACGACGACCTGGCGGCCTACGGCTACAAGCACATCGACGACTTCAACAAGGCGATCCGCTCGGGCAAGATCACCCCGCCCCCCGGCTCGCAGCGCGTCCTGCAGCCCTACCCCTACCTGCTGGTCGTCATCGACGAGCTGGCCGACCTGATGATGGTGGCGCCCCGTGACGTGGAGGAGTCGGTGGTGCGGATCACCCAGCTGGCCCGGGCGGCCGGCATCCACCTGGTGCTCGCCACCCAGCGACCGTCGGTCGACGTGGTCACCGGCCTGATCAAGGCCAACGTGCCCTCCCGGATGGCCTTCGCCACCTCCTCGCTGTCGGACAGCCGGGTGGTCCTGGACATGCCCGGCGCCGAGAAGCTCATCGGCCAGGGTGATGCGCTCTTCCTGCCCATGGGCGCCTCCAAGCCGCTGCGCGTGCAGGGTGCCTGGGTCAGCGAGTCCGAGGTGCACGACGTCGTCGCGCACGTCACCGGCCAGCTCAAGCCCACCTACGTCGAGGAGGTCCTGGCCACCCCGGCCAAGAAGCAGATCGACGAGGACATCGGCGACGACCTCGACCTGCTGATGCAGGCGGTCGAGCAGGTGATCACCACCCAGTTCGGGTCCACCTCGATGCTGCAGCGCAAGCTGCGCGTCGGGTTCGCCAAGGCGGGCCGGCTGATGGACCTGATGGAGTCCCGCGGCATCGTCGGGCCCTCGGAGGGGTCCAAGGCGCGCGACGTGCTGGTCAAGCCGGACGAGCTGGAGGAGACGCTGGCACTGCTCCAGGGCCACGAGCCCGCGCCGCGCCCGGAGCCGGAGACCGACACCGCTCCCTTCGACGCCGACCCCACCGAGGTGGCACGCGAGGAGGGTGACGCGGACGCGTTCGGCGAGTATGACGACGGCGACCAGACCGGTCCCCACGCCCGGTCCCGTCCCCGCGACGCCCGCTACGACAACGACCCGGTCAGCGGGTCCTCCGTCGAGGACGAGGGTGAGGAGGAGTCGGAGGACGCCTGGGACCTCACCGACCGTGGCGGCCGCGAGCGCTACTGA
- a CDS encoding 2TM domain-containing protein translates to MNEDQGSPPPIPPYRPERVEAGPQDSRDEPGPLDRAPDRTDPAAAGKRAKDAPLTDRQRALESLEAKAEFRGHLTIYLLVMALLVGIWAFTTGFSGFFWPIFPMMGWGLGVAIHGVSLGWDKDPTEEEINAEIERLRRRQSRGRLEE, encoded by the coding sequence GTGAACGAGGACCAGGGGAGCCCGCCGCCCATCCCGCCGTACCGACCCGAGCGGGTCGAGGCAGGGCCGCAGGACAGCCGCGACGAGCCGGGCCCCCTGGACCGGGCCCCGGACCGCACGGACCCTGCGGCCGCGGGGAAGCGCGCCAAGGACGCACCCCTCACCGACCGCCAGCGGGCACTGGAGTCGCTGGAGGCCAAGGCCGAGTTCCGCGGACACCTGACCATCTACCTGCTGGTCATGGCGCTGCTGGTCGGGATCTGGGCGTTCACCACCGGGTTCAGCGGCTTCTTCTGGCCGATCTTCCCGATGATGGGCTGGGGCCTGGGCGTGGCCATCCACGGCGTCAGCCTGGGCTGGGACAAGGACCCCACCGAGGAGGAGATCAACGCCGAGATCGAGCGGCTGCGGCGGCGGCAGTCGCGGGGCCGGCTGGAGGAGTGA
- a CDS encoding ribonuclease J — MSHPHPELSPPAPLVDGGVRVIPLGGLGEVGRNMAVLEHRGKLLVIDCGVLFPEEHHPGVDLILPDFGPIEDRLDDIVAVVLTHGHEDHIGAVPYLLRLKGDIPLVGSQLTLALVEAKLKEHRITPLTLGVREGDRETFGPFDCEFVAVNHSIPDALAVFVRTSGGTVLHTGDFKMDQLPLDGRLTDLRAFARLGEEGVDLFLTDSTNAHVPGFTTPERNITPAIERVFHDARRRIIVACFASHVHRVQQVLDAAVESGRKVAMVGRSMIRNMGIAADLGYLHIPDGVLVDLGRLTQLPEDRQVLICTGSQGEPMAALSRMANGDHKIDVGEGDTVLMASSLIPGNENAVYRVINGLTRRGAKVVHKENALVHVSGHASAGELLYCYNIVRPRNVMPVHGEWRHLVANGDLAVATGVPQENVVLAEDGVVVDLVDGQARVAGAVDVGYVYVDGSTVGAADETMLKDRRILRDEGFVTVIVVRDASSGALAAGPEIQTRGFAEGEDAFEQVRPRLVEALQEAERNGVQDTYQLQQVIRRTIGSFVGNKLRRRPMIIPIVIDA; from the coding sequence ATGAGTCACCCGCACCCCGAGCTGAGCCCGCCCGCCCCCCTGGTCGACGGCGGCGTGCGCGTCATACCCCTGGGCGGGCTGGGCGAGGTGGGCCGCAACATGGCGGTGCTGGAGCACCGGGGCAAGCTGCTCGTCATCGACTGCGGGGTGCTCTTCCCCGAGGAGCACCACCCGGGCGTGGACCTCATCCTGCCCGACTTCGGGCCGATCGAGGACCGCCTCGACGACATCGTGGCGGTCGTGCTCACCCACGGCCACGAGGACCACATCGGGGCGGTGCCCTACCTGCTGCGGCTGAAGGGGGACATCCCGCTGGTGGGCTCCCAGCTCACCCTCGCCCTGGTCGAGGCCAAGCTCAAGGAGCACCGGATCACGCCGCTGACGCTCGGGGTGAGGGAGGGCGACCGGGAGACCTTCGGGCCCTTCGACTGCGAGTTCGTGGCCGTGAACCACTCCATCCCCGACGCCCTGGCCGTCTTCGTGCGCACCTCGGGCGGCACGGTGCTGCATACCGGCGACTTCAAGATGGACCAGCTGCCGCTGGACGGTCGCCTCACCGACCTGCGCGCCTTCGCCCGGCTGGGGGAGGAGGGGGTCGACCTGTTCCTGACCGACTCCACCAACGCGCACGTCCCCGGCTTCACCACGCCCGAGCGCAACATCACCCCGGCGATCGAGCGGGTCTTCCACGACGCCCGCCGCAGGATCATCGTGGCCTGCTTCGCCTCGCACGTGCACCGAGTGCAGCAGGTGCTGGACGCCGCGGTCGAGTCCGGCCGCAAGGTGGCGATGGTGGGGCGCTCGATGATCCGCAACATGGGCATCGCCGCGGACCTGGGTTACCTGCACATCCCCGACGGGGTGCTGGTGGACCTCGGGCGGCTGACCCAGCTGCCCGAGGACCGGCAGGTGCTGATCTGCACCGGCTCCCAGGGCGAGCCCATGGCCGCGCTGTCGCGGATGGCCAACGGCGACCACAAGATCGACGTCGGCGAGGGCGACACGGTGCTGATGGCCTCCTCGCTCATCCCGGGCAACGAGAACGCGGTCTACCGGGTGATCAACGGGCTGACCCGCCGCGGCGCGAAGGTCGTGCACAAGGAGAACGCGCTCGTCCACGTCTCCGGCCACGCCAGCGCGGGGGAGCTGCTCTACTGCTACAACATCGTCCGTCCGCGCAACGTCATGCCGGTGCACGGCGAGTGGCGGCACCTGGTCGCCAACGGGGATCTCGCGGTGGCGACCGGCGTGCCGCAGGAGAACGTCGTCCTGGCCGAGGACGGCGTGGTCGTCGACCTCGTCGACGGGCAGGCCCGCGTCGCCGGCGCGGTGGACGTCGGCTACGTCTACGTCGACGGCTCCACCGTGGGGGCGGCCGACGAGACCATGCTCAAGGACCGCCGGATCCTGCGCGACGAGGGCTTCGTGACCGTCATCGTGGTGCGCGACGCCTCCTCCGGTGCGCTCGCCGCCGGCCCGGAGATCCAGACCCGTGGCTTCGCCGAGGGGGAGGACGCCTTCGAGCAGGTGCGGCCCCGCCTGGTGGAGGCGCTGCAGGAGGCCGAGCGCAACGGCGTCCAGGACACCTACCAGCTGCAGCAGGTCATCCGCCGGACGATCGGCTCCTTCGTCGGCAACAAGCTGCGCCGGCGGCCGATGATCATCCCCATCGTCATCGACGCCTGA
- a CDS encoding thymidylate synthase, with translation MQAYLDLLERIRTEGVRKSDRTGTGTLSVFGHQMRFDLTDGFPVLTTKRLHLRSIIGELLWFLRGDTNIGWLHENGISIWDEWADENGDLGPVYGHQWRSWPDPDGGTIDQIQRLVEGLRSNPDSRRHIVSAWNVADVDDMALPPCHTLFQFYVSPAAADDPDQRGWLSCQLYQRSADTFLGVPFNIVSYALLTHLVGQVVDLRPKDFVHTLGDAHLYLNHLQQAQEQLTRTPGPLPTLWLNPDVTEIDAFELADIEVRDYVAAPTIKAPIAV, from the coding sequence ATGCAGGCCTACCTGGACCTCCTGGAACGGATCCGCACCGAGGGTGTGCGCAAGAGCGACCGGACCGGCACCGGCACCCTGTCGGTCTTCGGCCACCAGATGCGCTTCGACCTGACGGACGGGTTCCCGGTGCTGACCACCAAGCGCCTGCACCTGCGCTCGATCATCGGTGAGCTGCTGTGGTTCCTCCGCGGCGACACCAACATCGGCTGGCTGCACGAGAACGGCATCAGCATCTGGGACGAGTGGGCCGACGAGAACGGCGACCTCGGCCCGGTCTACGGCCACCAGTGGCGTTCCTGGCCCGACCCCGACGGCGGCACCATCGACCAGATCCAGCGCCTTGTCGAGGGCCTGCGCAGCAACCCCGACTCGCGCCGTCACATCGTGTCCGCCTGGAACGTCGCGGACGTCGACGACATGGCGCTGCCGCCCTGCCACACGCTCTTCCAGTTCTACGTCTCCCCCGCCGCCGCGGACGACCCGGACCAGCGCGGCTGGCTGTCCTGCCAGCTCTACCAGCGCAGCGCCGACACCTTCCTCGGGGTGCCGTTCAACATCGTCAGCTACGCCCTGCTGACCCACCTCGTCGGGCAGGTCGTCGACCTGCGCCCCAAGGACTTCGTGCACACCCTGGGCGACGCCCACCTCTACCTCAACCACCTGCAGCAGGCGCAGGAGCAGCTCACCCGCACGCCCGGCCCCCTGCCGACCCTGTGGCTCAACCCCGACGTCACCGAGATCGACGCCTTCGAGCTGGCCGACATCGAGGTGCGTGACTACGTCGCCGCACCGACGATCAAGGCACCGATCGCGGTATGA